CACCCCCGGCTTCGCTCCCAGTAAAAAAAGGGATTTCCCCTCTGCCGCCATACGCTTCATCAGCCGGGCGGCAAATTCAATACCGGGAGTTCTTTCCTTCAAGGGGGTTCCCAGCATGGCCGCGCCCTTGATGACGCCGATGCCATCCGGAAGCACCAGAGCTGCCCCATTGACCGCAGCTCTGGCCGCCGGATTTTCGCGGCACACCTCTACAATCTCTGGATTGGGGGTGACTACATAGCGGGCCTGATCTCCATCCAGAAATTTCACGGCCCGGCCCACCGCCTCATCCATCGTGACATTATCAAATCCGACGCCCAGCACATCGACGCGCATGGTACCACCTCTCAACATACTCATACAGTTTGATAGTATACCACAAACTATTGGGGTTGTTCAACCCTAAATCGGCACTCTTCCGACAATCCACAGCAAGAAGGCGGAGAGCTTCCTCCCCGCCTTTCAAGACTTATAAAAAAACTCGCTTTCGGTCCGGTAACTGGGCCAAAACCACCGCCGCCAGCATAAATACACATCCTACATATTCCCGTCCACTCATTTGATCATGCAGGAGGATCACCCCCGCCACCGTGGCAAACACGGATTCCAGGCTCAGCAGCAGCGACACAACCGTTGGATTGGAATCTTTCTGCGCCAGGATCTGAAGCGTGTAGCCCACCCCGCTGGAGAAAAATCCCGCATAGAGAATCGGCCACGTGCACATCCGCAGAGCCCCCCAGGAGGGGGATTCTGTCAAAAGCATTCCGGCTGCGGAGAGAACCGCTGCCACCAAAAACTGCACGCAGGAGAGCTCGACTCCATCTACTTTTTTTGTAAAGTGGTCAATGATCAGAATATGGGCGGAAAAACACAGGGCACATACCATCGTATAACAGTCGCCCTCATTTATAGAGAAGCCCTCTGTGATGCAAAGGCAGTATAGTCCCGCCACCGCCAGCACCACGCTGAGCCAAACAGTCCGTGGAGCCTTCTTTTTTAGAAAAACCCCCGCAATGGGTACAATGACAATATAGAGCGCCGTGATAAACCCCGACTTCCCAGCGGTTGTCGTCTCCAACCCTTTTTGCTGGAAATAGGAGGCCATGGTCAGCGCAGCACCGCAGCAAATCCCTCCCAAGAGCAGTTCCCGTCTGGCCGCAGATGGTACTTCCACAGCTCCTTGGAAATCCCGCTGCCGAATCTGGCGCAAAAGGAACGTCAGCGCCAACAGAGACAAAAATGCCACGATAGAGCGCGCGGCGTTGAAAGTAAAGGGCCCGATATGATCTGTGCTCACGCTCTGGGCCACAAAGGAGGTGCCCCAGATGAACGCTGTCAGCAGAGGGAATACCGTTTGGCGAATTTGATTGGCTTTCATTGGACTTGCTCCACACTCTCTTCCGTGATATACTGGGAAATCAAGAATTCATGCGCCCCGCTGCATTGGTCAGCAGACGGTCAAAACAGTTTTTTATTGTAGCACTGAGGTGATAAAATGGCAAGGCTTTCCCGGGAATTTTACAGCGGCAATACCGTCGAGACCGCCCAAAACCTGTTGGGCAAAGTTCTCGTCCGACAATGGAAGGGTAGGTTTCTCGCCGGCCGCATCACAGAGACCGAGGCCTATATTGGCCGATGCGACAAAGCCTGCCACGCCTACCATTACCGGCGGACTGCACGGACGGAAACTCTTTTTCTCGCTCCAGGCCATGCCTATATCTATCTGATCTACGGTATGTACCACTGCCTGAATTTTGTGACAGAGCCGGAGGGCGAGCCGGCGGCGGTCCTGGTGCGCTCTGTGGAGCCTGTCGCGGGGACGGAGTGGATGCAGCAGCTTCGGTATGGGGAAAAGCCGCTTACGGCCTATCGTTTGAAAAACTTTTTGAACGGTCCTGGAAAGGTCTGCCAGGGTTTTTCCCTGACCAGACACGAAAACGGCCTGGACCTGACTGGTGATACCCTTTTTGTATGCGACGGTCCCGAGGACATCGGTCTGCCTGCTCCCATACCAGCTAAGGAGCGGCTTTGTTCCGGCCCCCGCATCGGCGTGGACTACGCGGAGGAGGCCCGGGACTTTCCCTGGAGGTTCTGGTTGGAAAAAGAGGTGTAAAGTATGTTTTTATTCGATTTAGACGGTACTTTGATTGACTCTAACGGCATCTGGAAGAACGTGGACCGGGAGTTTTTGGCCAGGAGAGGCCTTCCTTACACCCATGCCTATTATGAGGGCGTGGCCCATACCATTTTTCCTCTAGCCGCCAAGTTTACCAAAGAGTTCTGCAATCTCCCGGAGAGCTGCGAGGAAATCATGGCGGAGTGGATGGAGCTTGCAGAGGACCTCTACGCCCACGTCAGCATCAAACCCGGCGTCCGCGCCTATCTCAAGCAGTGCAAAGCCGAGGGTCGGCGGCTGGCCGTGGTGACATCCAGCGTACCGGAACATTGCCGCACGGCGCTCAAGGCCCTGAGCCTGGAGAAGTATTTTGAGAATATCACCTTCGCCCATGACCTGGGCCTTGAGAAAAAGTCGCCGGAGATCTGGCTGACTGCAGCCAAGGCCGGCGGCGTCCGTCCGGAGGACTGCACGGTGTTTGACGACAGTCTCGCCGCCTGCTGGGGCGCTCGGGCCGCTAAAATGCGGGTTGTTGGCGTGTATGACAACTATTTCGCTCAGGACGAAAAAGAGATGCGGAGCTTTTGCGACGTATATATCAGGAGCTTTGAGGAGCTTTTGTGGCTGCCGGAGCAGCGGCGCAGATGAGCGAGGAGCTGTATCAAGTCCTTCAGGCCGCCCGGGAGAGCGGAGACCGGCTGGAGGATCTGACCCTGGAACATACAGTGGTGGAACAAGCCGATTTTTCGGAGCTCACCTGCAGAAATGTCCATCTCCATGCCTGCCGGTTCCTGGGCTGTGACTTCTCCGGTGCGTCCCTTTATGACGCCTGTTTTCAGAACTGTCAGTTTGAAAGCTGCCGCCTGTCCCGCAGTTATTGGCAGCGTGTGCTCCTTGATGGCTGTAAAGCGGACGGCGCCGACTTCCGGAAGGCGCGCTTTAAAAGCTGCCGTTTGGAGGGTGGGCGGTTCCGCTACGGAAATTATGTCGGCACGGTATGGGACCACTGCACGCTTGATAGCAGCAGCTTCACGGAATCTACCCTGGCGGAGAGCCGAATTGGGAAAACCGTCTTTCAGCACGTGGATTTTACCGGTGCTGATTTCTTCCGAACGAGCCTCCGGGGATGCGACCTCTCTACCTGTACGCTGGACCGCATTACCCTCTCAGAGACCTGTTCCGAACTCAAAGGCGCCAGGATCGACGCAAGTCAGGCTGCCGTGGTTGCCCGGATTTTAGGTATTGAGGTTGTGCCCTGAGCGCGGCAAGGAATCCTTGCTTGACCGCAAAGATCTTCCCGTGATATTCTCTGATGTGGGAAAGGAGGGCATTCCATGTTCCGGAAACATACCAATCTGGTAGGGCAGCGGATCTGCGCGGAACGCAAGCGTTCCGGCCTGTCTCAGGAGGCGCTGGCGGCCCAACTCTACGTGACGCGGCAGACGATCTCCAATTGGGAGGTTGGGAAAACCATGCCCGATCTTGAGAGTCTGAAGCTGCTTGCCCTGGCGCTGTCGGTTCCCATTGAGCGCCTGATCTATGGGGAGCCGCTGGGATTCCCTGTTCCCTGGTATCAGAGGATTCCGTGGGAACTCTGGTGCCGTTGGCTGGGTGTTGTTGTGTGGGCTGTTGGGCTGCTCTCCGGCATTTGGGCCGGCAGCGGGGCCGTTCAGACTCCGGATGGCGGCGTCGGCTGGGGTTTCCAGTGGAAGAGCGCTCTTTCCATCTGGTATCCGGCTCTGATCCGGGGTGTGGTTTTGCTGTCATTATCCAGGATTTTAAGCGTTGGGAAACAGCAGGAGCCGTGAACACGTGTTCACGGCTCCTGCTTTCATAATTTTTTCAGGTGGTTCCCGGCGGATTTCAGCATCAGCTTCTTGGTCCCCATCTGATCAAAGGCCACCTCCAGCAAGGCATCTCCCCCCATGGGACGGACGGACAGCACCATGCCCTTTCCAAAGGCGGTATGCTCAACCATATCGCCCTGATTAAGCTGCAGCATAGGGGCAGCGCCGCTCCCCCGCGAGAGTGTTTGGGCGCGCTGGGACCTTACCCACACGCCACTCCGTGCAGTGGAAGGCGCGCCGTATCCGCCGGAAGCGCCGCCCTCCCAGCGGTCGCCGCCAAAGGTCGCCTCCATTCCGCCAAAGCGCGGCTCGGGCTTGCCCTCCCAGCGCATGTTGTCCTCCGGAATCTCCTCCAGGAAGCGGGAGGGGCGGTTGGCGCTGGTGCGGCCGTACAGCATCCGCTGCCGAGCGTTGGTAAGGGTCAGCTTCTCCTTGGCGCGGGTCATAGCCACATAGCACAGCCGTCGCTCCTCCTCCAGCTCCTCCTGGTCGTACTGGGCGGAGGCGCCGGGGAAAATGCCCTCCTCCATCCCCACCACATAGACCGTCGGGAATTCCAGGCCCTTGGCGGAATGGATCGTCATCATGGTGACGCAGTCGTCCCCCGCCTCCACGCTGTCGAGATCCGTGTACAGGGCGATCTCGTTCAAAAAGCCGGAGAGAGTGGCGTCCTCCGGGTCCTGCTCCAGAAAGCCCAGGATGTTGGACTTGAGCTCCTGGACGTTTTCAATCCGGCCCCGGCTCTCCATGTCGTTCTTCTCCTCTAGGGCCCGGACGTATCCGGTCTGGTCGCACACCACGTCGTAAAACTCCGGCAGGGCTAGCTCCGCCCCCTGGCGGCGGAGCCCGTCGATGAGGTCCGCGAATTTCAGCAGCTTGACGGAGGCGCTTTTGAGATCCGGGAACAGGTCCGCATTACGGATGATCTCGTAAAGCGACGCCCCCTGGCTCTCCGCCAGGACCGCCACCTTGTCCATGGTGGTAGCGCCGATACCCCGGGCTGGGTTGTTGATGATCCGCCGCAGCCGCAGGTCATCTAACGGATTGTTCAGCACACAGAGATAGGCCAGCACATCCTTGACCTCCGCCCGGTCGAAGAACTTCATGCCTCCCACCACTCTATAAGGGATGCCGTTGCGCTTCATGGCGTATTCCAGTGCGTTGGACTGCGCATTCATTCGGTAGAGCACCGCTGTGTCCCGGAAGCGCCGCCCCCGGTTCACGCCCATCAGGATATCTCCTACCACGAAGTTGGCCTCGTCTCCCTCGTTGAAGGAGGTCTTGACGGTTACAACTTCCCCACCGCCGTTGTCGGTCCAGAGAGTCTTACCTTTACGGCCCACATTGTTTTGAATGACGGCGTTGGCGGCATCCAGAATGTTCTGGGTGGAACGGTAGTTCTGCTCCAGGCGGATCACCCGGGCGTCTGGATACTGCTGCTCAAAGCTCAAAATATTCTCAATGTTAGCGCCCCGGAAACGGTAGATGGACTGGTCGTCATCGCCCACCACACAGAGATTCCTGTACCCGCCCGCCAGGAGGCTTGTGAGGAGATATTGGAGATGGTTGGTGTCCTGATACTCATCCACCAGCACATAGCGGAACTTATTTTGATAGTACCGCAGGACCTCCGGCTCCCGCTGCAGCAGTGTTACAGTGTGAAAGATAATGTCATCAAAGTCCAGCGCGTTAGCAGTCATCAGTTTTTTCTGGTAGGCGGCATAGATTTTTGCAATCCGGCTCTTTTTCCAGTCGTTTTCTGTCTCACAGCGCCGGGCAAAATCCTCCGGCGTCTCGTACTGGTCCTTGGCGTGGCTGATGGCGGCCAGGACGCTCTTGGGCTGGAAAGCCTTTTCGTCCAGGTTCTGCTCCTTCACGATATCCTTGATGACTCGCTTAGCATCGTCGGTATCGTAGATCGTAAAGTCCTTGTCAAAACCGATGCGGTCAATGTCCCGCCGAAGAATCCGGACACAGGCGGAGTGGAAGGTGGAGGCCCAGACGTCGTTGGCCATCGGCCCCAGACGGGCCGCGAGGCGCTCCTTCAGTTCCCCCGCCGCCTTGTTGGTAAAGGTGATGGCGATAATCTCCCAGGGCCGGGGCACATCTACGGCGCACAGACGGTGAGCCCGGTCAAGCTCCAGATCCGTAGGCCGGTCCGGAAACGCCTCCAAAAAGTGGATGTCTTCCTCCTCTGCCCACTCTGGTACCTCTTCTGAGTCGCTACCCCGCCCATAGGTCAAAAGTGTATACACCCGCTGGATGAGCACCGTGGTCTTGCCGCTGCCGGCGCCCGCCAGCAGGAGAAGCGGCCCCTCCGTAGTCATGGCGGCTTTGCGCTGCATGGGGTTAAGTCTCTGAAGGTCCCGAGCGATCACTGCTTTGCGCGCGGCGATGTATCGGGAATTGAAGTCTTGCATATGTGATCTCCATTATATCTAAAAATTCTCAGCTCCTATTTTACGGCAAAATGCGGGGCGGGTCAACCGCAAAAACAGCCTTATAGCTTCTCCCCCTCTGCCATCGCCGAAACCTTTTATCAGACAGATGGCTTACATAGGATTTCTTTTCTACATTCCCTTTCGTCTGCCGGAATACGAGTTCTATACCCTGGGGATTGTATGTATGCTCTGCTGCTTTGGGGGTACTGATTTCTCCTGACGGCAGGACAGGTACTGCCTGTTCCGTCATTTTTTGTAACTATTTTGAGGTTGACAAACGTCTACCTCTCTGATATGTTTCTGGTAGACAATTGTATACCATCTAGGAGGTGAGAACATGCACGTCAATTTGTCCGACAGCGAGTGGAAGCTGATGAACCACCTGTGGGCCCGCTCGCCACAGACCATCACAGAGCTGACGGCGGTCCTGCGGGCGGAGACCGGCTGGAGCAAGAATACCATCATCACCATGCTCTCCCGGCTGGAGACCAAAGGCGCTGTTCGGTATGAACCCGGTGGCAGGGCGCGGCGCTACTTCCCCTCCGTGCAGCGAGAGGACGCGGCCCTAGCGGAGACGGAGAGCTTTCTCTCCAAAGTTTACGGTGGCAGCCTGGGACTGATGGTCAGTAGCCTGGTGGAGAGCCGTGCACTGAGTGAGGAGGACCTAGCGGAGCTTGCTGCTATCCTGGAAAGGGCAGAAGGTGCACAGTCATGAAAGAAGTTCTTTTCACATCCTCCGTATTGATTGCAGCACTGCTGCTTTTGCGGTGGCTTTTCCGCAATTCCATTCCCCGGCGTGTGCAGTATGCCCTGTGGGGGTTGGTTTTGGCGAGGCTGCTGTTACCGGTAAGCCTCCCCGCCGTGGACTTCTCCGTGTTGACAGCAGCAGAGCCAATGGGACGGCAGATCGGTTCCCAAGCTCTCTATATTGAGCCTATTCGGGAAAGTGTTACCGCACCAGACAGCACACCTGTTCAGGAGCGAACTCCATCGGACTATCAGCGGATCGCCCTGGATCGTGCAACCCAAGATAACACCCGTGTTTTCACGGATCAAAAAGACGTCACCCATACGGTGCAATATGCCCGCCAAATCAGCCTGGAAGCCTTTCTGTACTCTGTCTGGCTGGCTGGCATGTCTGGCATGGCAGTCTGGCTGCTGGTCTCTAACTTACGCTTTTGGCGCAAGCTTTGTAAAGTGAGAATACCTTATCAGGTAGAAGGTTTCAAATATCCAGTCTATTGGGTGGATGCTGGACTGCCCTCCCCCTGCTTGTTTGGCCTGCTGCGCCCCGCCATTTATGTGACGCCGGCGGCAGCTGCCTCGCCGGAGAACCTGCGGTATGTGCTGGCCCATGAGGAGACTCACGCCCGGCATTTCGATCCCCTCTGGTCGCTGCTGCGCGTCGTGTGCCTAGCGGTATACTGGTTCCATCCGCTGGTGTGGGCAGCAGCCGCGGCATCTAAAACCGATTGTGAGCTGGCGTGCGATGAGGCGGTTCTGGCCCGCCTGAATGCAGAGGAGCGTATTGCCTATGGACGGACGCTGCTGGCTCTGATCCCCGTTCGAAGAGGCCCGTCCTCTCCCCTGCTCTCCGCCACCACCATGACCTCAGACAAGCGGCATCTACGGGACCGGATCACCCGGATTGCCGAGAACCGCCAGACCAAGAGCGCCGCCTTGTTCCTGGTGCTGGCTCTGGCAGCGGTGGTATGCGCCGTCACCTTTACCGGAGCCAAGCAGCCGGAAGCCCGCCCCCTCACCGGCGACGAGCTGGCGTATTTCAATGAGGAATTTTTCAATAACGACGTCTCCGGCACAAATATCCGCAATCAGTTCCTGGTTTCTCTCTATGAGCGGCCGGAGGACATCGACCTCTATGAGCTGTTCTACTGCGGCATCCCCAACAGCAGCACATTTGACGGCATCACCGGTTCCAGTGCCGAAGAAGACTCCCTGGTCTATGGCAGTGAACTGCCGGACTGCCCACGGTACAAGGCCACGACCTCCGATATGGACACTCTGTTGAATCAGTACACTGGCTTGAGCGTGGAGGAAACCACCGGCAAGGGACTGGAAAACTTCACATATCTCTCGCAGTATGACGCCTATTACTGGGCCCATGGCGATACCAACTATTTCGCCAACGTCCTCATCACCGCCGGAGAACGGATCGGGAACACCATCCAGCTCTACTACCGCTCTGCAGGTGTATATGGTTCCGGCGCTCCCGGCTGGGCTTTTGAGGATGCAGCCTGGACGGATGCGGAATATCCCTGGGCCTGCGTAACGCTGGAGGAGCAGCCGGACGGGAGCTTTTGGTTTGTGTCCAACCTCCCCAGTAAAAGGCCCGTGATTTCCACGGTGTTTCCGGAGGTAGAACCGGTGCTGACCATTCCTCTGACGGACTTGGCCCCCTATCAGCCAGAGCCAGTCGCCGTGACCCGCCGTATCGGAGACTGTGCAGAGCGGGGCGGCGGCATGCTCATCCACGGCATGGATGGCAGCGAGATTTCTTTCCGGCCCTATCTCTCCACCGACGGCAATCTCTACGCCGCCGTAATCTATGACGAGGCCGTCGGAAATAGCCGGATGATCGCCTGGGACGCGGGCTGCTTCTTCACCTTCCCCGAGGGCACGGGCCTGGACGACGTCTCCATCGACTTCTTCTCCGACCTGTTTGGCTATGAGGGACTGGTGCTCTCCTATCTGACTCAGGAATCTATCCTGGATTACCAGCGAAGTATCATCCACGATTACTACTATTTCCAGGACCCGGATACCCCTGTTCTATTGGCCCGGGTTTATGGAGGTGACACGGCAATTCTTGATTTGGACGGCGACGGCGCCAGCGAGTTGTTCACGGATGGAAATCAACTGCTTTTCCAGCGGGGTGGGCAGCTTTACCATGCAGACATCACCGCGCTTTTGGAAAACAACTGGCCGGAAATGATCGGGTGGGACTACAGCCTCATCGACACCAACCGTCGATGTCTGTTTCTGTGTGCCTCCGTCCCCCTCTCCGGTGAAGCAAATGTGTCCGGTACCGCCGTCCGCCGGATTTATTTCGACGGAGAAAACCTGTTGGTCTACAAGGACACCGCTGCCTACACCGACCACATCGCAGACAGTATCGACGCGCCGGAAATGGTGCTCTCCGCCGCCCGGGAACATGTATTAGAGGAGCTTTCCTGGTGGCAGA
Above is a genomic segment from Pusillibacter faecalis containing:
- a CDS encoding DMT family transporter gives rise to the protein MKANQIRQTVFPLLTAFIWGTSFVAQSVSTDHIGPFTFNAARSIVAFLSLLALTFLLRQIRQRDFQGAVEVPSAARRELLLGGICCGAALTMASYFQQKGLETTTAGKSGFITALYIVIVPIAGVFLKKKAPRTVWLSVVLAVAGLYCLCITEGFSINEGDCYTMVCALCFSAHILIIDHFTKKVDGVELSCVQFLVAAVLSAAGMLLTESPSWGALRMCTWPILYAGFFSSGVGYTLQILAQKDSNPTVVSLLLSLESVFATVAGVILLHDQMSGREYVGCVFMLAAVVLAQLPDRKRVFL
- a CDS encoding DNA-3-methyladenine glycosylase, producing MARLSREFYSGNTVETAQNLLGKVLVRQWKGRFLAGRITETEAYIGRCDKACHAYHYRRTARTETLFLAPGHAYIYLIYGMYHCLNFVTEPEGEPAAVLVRSVEPVAGTEWMQQLRYGEKPLTAYRLKNFLNGPGKVCQGFSLTRHENGLDLTGDTLFVCDGPEDIGLPAPIPAKERLCSGPRIGVDYAEEARDFPWRFWLEKEV
- a CDS encoding HAD family hydrolase, which produces MFLFDLDGTLIDSNGIWKNVDREFLARRGLPYTHAYYEGVAHTIFPLAAKFTKEFCNLPESCEEIMAEWMELAEDLYAHVSIKPGVRAYLKQCKAEGRRLAVVTSSVPEHCRTALKALSLEKYFENITFAHDLGLEKKSPEIWLTAAKAGGVRPEDCTVFDDSLAACWGARAAKMRVVGVYDNYFAQDEKEMRSFCDVYIRSFEELLWLPEQRRR
- a CDS encoding pentapeptide repeat-containing protein translates to MAAGAAAQMSEELYQVLQAARESGDRLEDLTLEHTVVEQADFSELTCRNVHLHACRFLGCDFSGASLYDACFQNCQFESCRLSRSYWQRVLLDGCKADGADFRKARFKSCRLEGGRFRYGNYVGTVWDHCTLDSSSFTESTLAESRIGKTVFQHVDFTGADFFRTSLRGCDLSTCTLDRITLSETCSELKGARIDASQAAVVARILGIEVVP
- a CDS encoding helix-turn-helix transcriptional regulator → MFRKHTNLVGQRICAERKRSGLSQEALAAQLYVTRQTISNWEVGKTMPDLESLKLLALALSVPIERLIYGEPLGFPVPWYQRIPWELWCRWLGVVVWAVGLLSGIWAGSGAVQTPDGGVGWGFQWKSALSIWYPALIRGVVLLSLSRILSVGKQQEP
- a CDS encoding ATP-dependent helicase, with translation MQDFNSRYIAARKAVIARDLQRLNPMQRKAAMTTEGPLLLLAGAGSGKTTVLIQRVYTLLTYGRGSDSEEVPEWAEEEDIHFLEAFPDRPTDLELDRAHRLCAVDVPRPWEIIAITFTNKAAGELKERLAARLGPMANDVWASTFHSACVRILRRDIDRIGFDKDFTIYDTDDAKRVIKDIVKEQNLDEKAFQPKSVLAAISHAKDQYETPEDFARRCETENDWKKSRIAKIYAAYQKKLMTANALDFDDIIFHTVTLLQREPEVLRYYQNKFRYVLVDEYQDTNHLQYLLTSLLAGGYRNLCVVGDDDQSIYRFRGANIENILSFEQQYPDARVIRLEQNYRSTQNILDAANAVIQNNVGRKGKTLWTDNGGGEVVTVKTSFNEGDEANFVVGDILMGVNRGRRFRDTAVLYRMNAQSNALEYAMKRNGIPYRVVGGMKFFDRAEVKDVLAYLCVLNNPLDDLRLRRIINNPARGIGATTMDKVAVLAESQGASLYEIIRNADLFPDLKSASVKLLKFADLIDGLRRQGAELALPEFYDVVCDQTGYVRALEEKNDMESRGRIENVQELKSNILGFLEQDPEDATLSGFLNEIALYTDLDSVEAGDDCVTMMTIHSAKGLEFPTVYVVGMEEGIFPGASAQYDQEELEEERRLCYVAMTRAKEKLTLTNARQRMLYGRTSANRPSRFLEEIPEDNMRWEGKPEPRFGGMEATFGGDRWEGGASGGYGAPSTARSGVWVRSQRAQTLSRGSGAAPMLQLNQGDMVEHTAFGKGMVLSVRPMGGDALLEVAFDQMGTKKLMLKSAGNHLKKL
- a CDS encoding BlaI/MecI/CopY family transcriptional regulator, which translates into the protein MHVNLSDSEWKLMNHLWARSPQTITELTAVLRAETGWSKNTIITMLSRLETKGAVRYEPGGRARRYFPSVQREDAALAETESFLSKVYGGSLGLMVSSLVESRALSEEDLAELAAILERAEGAQS
- a CDS encoding M56 family metallopeptidase; its protein translation is MKEVLFTSSVLIAALLLLRWLFRNSIPRRVQYALWGLVLARLLLPVSLPAVDFSVLTAAEPMGRQIGSQALYIEPIRESVTAPDSTPVQERTPSDYQRIALDRATQDNTRVFTDQKDVTHTVQYARQISLEAFLYSVWLAGMSGMAVWLLVSNLRFWRKLCKVRIPYQVEGFKYPVYWVDAGLPSPCLFGLLRPAIYVTPAAAASPENLRYVLAHEETHARHFDPLWSLLRVVCLAVYWFHPLVWAAAAASKTDCELACDEAVLARLNAEERIAYGRTLLALIPVRRGPSSPLLSATTMTSDKRHLRDRITRIAENRQTKSAALFLVLALAAVVCAVTFTGAKQPEARPLTGDELAYFNEEFFNNDVSGTNIRNQFLVSLYERPEDIDLYELFYCGIPNSSTFDGITGSSAEEDSLVYGSELPDCPRYKATTSDMDTLLNQYTGLSVEETTGKGLENFTYLSQYDAYYWAHGDTNYFANVLITAGERIGNTIQLYYRSAGVYGSGAPGWAFEDAAWTDAEYPWACVTLEEQPDGSFWFVSNLPSKRPVISTVFPEVEPVLTIPLTDLAPYQPEPVAVTRRIGDCAERGGGMLIHGMDGSEISFRPYLSTDGNLYAAVIYDEAVGNSRMIAWDAGCFFTFPEGTGLDDVSIDFFSDLFGYEGLVLSYLTQESILDYQRSIIHDYYYFQDPDTPVLLARVYGGDTAILDLDGDGASELFTDGNQLLFQRGGQLYHADITALLENNWPEMIGWDYSLIDTNRRCLFLCASVPLSGEANVSGTAVRRIYFDGENLLVYKDTAAYTDHIADSIDAPEMVLSAAREHVLEELSWWQTHTGQQSYVNGVWHDSGTQAEWDDWRITSLELVDTAPAYPELGIQVYSYGYELHTATPALTVMAGGMYMDEDGWVGGMNSDNLLVFHTLTDSGPTLLESSIPTDVGRTSDNPMFAACLARVLLENDLLPPSQVRPRDLYYMFYDNQTIFLNLMGRYDTQEQEAALGKLTEYATSIADTDDGSLFSGGLQNLEWNSSALTESGREAYGQLLAAVAGAPTEAGRTLQTTLEQMAGSVTLDLTLADGRGGGAYPAALEDYWSYRLENYPSDFRWTFADNPVPPENAASLTLSSGNGAASVQCWQGVNLVRCTLRDETVWLAAPITGADAVYDGTLFSALREWYDGLEWDALQADILIPDEGQSHLKIAQAWSDAATQSALAVTSGSIFACTYVRAIAGVDSWADMPETSYPDASEGHERFWFSYTRIFVPETQHARNYQMAGNTGDYDGRYGEAPEGAFENFQVGVLYRTEEGWRCDGTGTGP